One Nicotiana sylvestris chromosome 12, ASM39365v2, whole genome shotgun sequence genomic window carries:
- the LOC104235681 gene encoding uncharacterized protein, whose amino-acid sequence MGVGILVDRELRESVVEVRRVNDRLIIIKLVVGQCTLNVVSTYAPHVGLDEEVKRRFWEGLDEIVRQVPPAEKLFIGGDFIGHIGATAGGYDKVHGGFGFGESNGGGTSLLDFTKAFGLVIANSIFLKRDEHLVTHQNAVAHTQIDYLLLRRRDRGLCKDCKVIPGKILVMRNRLLVMDVGIMVKMRKMFARGRSRIRWGALTKIKPKSWRGGCQQ is encoded by the coding sequence ATGGGAGTGGGTATTTTGGTGGATAGGGAACTTAGAGAGTCTGTGGTTGAGGTTAGACGAGTGAATGATAGGTTGATTATTATTAAGTTAGTGGTAGGTCAGTGCACCCTAAACGTTGTTAGCACCTATGCGCCTCATGTGGGCCTAGACGAGGAGGTTAAAAGACGCTTTTGGGAGGGGTTAGATGAGATTGTACGTCAGGTACCACCTGCTGAGAAGTTATTTATAGGAGGAGATTTCATTGGTCATATTGGGGCAACAGCAGGTGGGTATGACAAAGTACATGGAGGCTTCGGTTTTGGGGAGAGTAATGGAGGAGGAACCTCATTACTGGACTTCACTAAGGCATTTGGGTTGGTGATTGCAAACTCTATCTTTTTGAAGAGGGATGAGCATTTGGTTACTCATCAGAACGCGGTGGCACatactcagattgactatctcctcctcaggaggcGTGACAGAGGGTTGTGCAAGGATTGTAAGGTGATTCCAGGTAAGATACTCGTGATGCGGAataggctcttggtgatggacgttGGTATTATGGTGAAAATGAGGAAAATGTTTGCTCGAGGAAGATCGAGAATCAGGTGGGGAGCCTTAACTAAGATAAAGCCCAAGAGTTGGAGGGGCGGTTGTCAGCAATGA
- the LOC138883799 gene encoding uncharacterized protein, translating to MYEELWEKCRDKKLFRLAKRKERKARDLDQVRCIKDDDGRVLMEDSQIKRRWQTYFQKLLNEVGDRDIVLGELEHSESHSDFGYCRRIKVEEVAGAMSKKSRGKATRPNKIPAKRMSEEWRWSTMVPLYKNKGDIQICNNYRGIKLLSHTMKVWERVVETRLRMTVSVSDNQFGFMSGRSTTEAIHFVRRLVEQYNDRKKDLHMVFIDLEKRMIRFLEKFFGEA from the exons ATGTACGAGGAACTATGGGAAAAATGCAGGGATAAGAAGTTATTTCGGCTGGCCAAGCGGAAAGAGAGGAAAGCTCGAGATTTAGACCAAGTGAGATGCATCAAAGACGACgatggtagagtattgatggaagattcccagattaagaggagatggcagactTACTTTCAAAAACTTCTTAACGAAGTAGGGGATCGGGATATTGTGCTCGGTGAATTGGAGCATTCCGAGAGTCACAGTGACTTTGGGTACTGCAGGCGCATCAAGGTTGAGGAGGTCGCGGGAGCTATGAGTAAGAAGAGTAGGGGCAAAGCGACCAGGCCTAACAAGATTCCG gcgaagaggatgtcggaagagtggaggtggagtacgatggTCCCACTGTATAAGAACAAGGGcgatatccagatctgtaacaattataggggtatcaaattactgagtcatactatGAAAGTATGGGAGAGGGTGGTCGAAACAAGGTTGAGGATGACTGTGTCCGTTTCCGATAACCAGTTTGGTTTCATGTCGGGTCGTTCTACTACAGAAGCTATACACTTTGTTAGGAGATTGGTTGAACAGTACAATGATAGGAAGAAAGACctgcatatggtgtttattgacctagaaaaacgtatgataaggttcctagagaagtttTTTGGAGAAGCTTGA
- the LOC104235676 gene encoding L-type lectin-domain containing receptor kinase S.4-like produces the protein MVSFLIFLCPIICFSILVSSEVDEFIYTRFNEPNNNNISLSGVAEIAQNGFLQLTNDTSRLMGHAFYSSPFHFKNSSSNDTAFSFSTCFAFAIVPEYPKLGGHGFAFTVSHSKDFSTALPSQYLGLLNASDVGNFSNHIFAVEFDTVRDFEFGDINDNHVGVNINSLQSNKSAAAAYYNDELVKQDLNLKSGEVILAWVEYDSVKKLINVTLSPTSLKPKIPLFSYHLDLSPILKETMYVGFSASTGLLASSHYILGWSFKLNGEAKFLDLDSLPSLPGAKKKHTGLIIVISIAAAVFALSLILVAIYLFWRFKNDDVIDPWELEIGPHRYSYQELKQATKGFKDSELLGRGGFGKVYKGILRNSKTQIAVKCISHESKQGLQEFVSEIASIGRLRHRNLVQLLGWCRRRGDLLLVYDFMPNGSLDNFLFDQPKMVLTWEQRFKIIKGVASGLLYLHEGYEQVVVHRDVKASNVLLDGELNGKLGDFGLARLYEHGSNPCTTRVMGTLGYLAPELPRTGRATTSSDVFAFGALLLEVVCGRRPIEPKAEPEEFVLVDLVWDKLREGKVHDVVDYRLKGEFNENEVLMVLKLGLMCSNSQPLARPSIRQVVRYLEGEILMPEAPTEPNPDDGELWFDENERWNSLGSTNIIKSNSFTSLSNGDEDDTFASFSTSPLPLLYSGEVPRY, from the coding sequence ATGGTCAGTTTTCTTATATTCCTCTGCCCCATCATTTGTTTCTCAATTCTTGTTTCATCTGAGGTTGATGAATTCATATATACAAGATTCAATGAACCAAATAACAACAACATAAGCTTAAGTGGAGTTGCAGAAATAGCCCAAAATGGTTTTCTTCAGCTAACTAATGACACAAGTAGACTAATGGGTCATGCCTTTTATTCTTCACCTTTCCACTTCAAGAACTCCAGTAGTAATGATACTGCCTTCTCTTTCTCAACATGTTTTGCTTTCGCCATCGTCCCTGAATATCCAAAACTCGGTGGCCATGGCTTTGCATTCACTGTTTCTCACTCAAAAGATTTCAGTACAGCTCTTCCAAGTCAGTATTTAGGCCTACTTAATGCCAGTGATGTTGGTAATTTCTCTAACCATATTTTTGCTGTTGAATTTGACACGGTACGAGATTTTGAGTTCGGAGATATTAATGATAATCATGTTGGTGTCAACATCAACAGCTTACAGTCCAATAAGTCTGCTGCAGCTGCTTACTACAATGATGAGTTAGTGAAACAAGATTTGAATCTCAAAAGTGGAGAGGTTATTCTTGCTTGGGTAGAATATGATTCTGTCAAGAAATTAATTAATGTTACTCTTTCACCAACTTCTTTAAAACCCaaaattcctcttttttcttatCATTTAGACCTCTCTCCAATTCTCAAGGAAACTATGTATGTTGGCTTCTCTGCTTCTACTGGTTTGCTTGCCAGTTCACATTACATTTTAGGTTGGAGTTTTAAGTTAAATGGAGAAGCTAAATTTTTAGACTTGGATTCTTTGCCATCACTTCCTGGAGCCAAGAAGAAACACACTGGCCTAATTATAGTCATTTCAATTGCTGCAGCTGTTTTCGCGTTAAGCTTAATCTTGGTTGCTATTTATTTATTCTGGAGATTCAAGAATGATGATGTGATTGACCCTTGGGAGCTTGAGATTGGTCCTCATAGATATTCTTACCAAGAACTTAAGCAAGCTACTAAAGGTTTTAAGGACAGTGAACTACTCGGGCGTGGCGGATTTGGCAAAGTTTACAAGGGTATTTTACGAAattcaaaaacacaaattgctGTGAAGTGCATTTCGCATGAATCTAAACAAGGTTTGCAGGAATTTGTGTCTGAAATTGCCAGCATTGGAAGACTCCGTCATAGGAATTTGGTGCAATTGTTAGGGTGGTGTAGACGTCGTGGTGACTTGTTGCTTGTGTATGATTTTATGCCCAATGGAAGCTTGGATAATTTCTTGTTTGATCAGCCTAAAATGGTATTAACTTGGGAACAAAGGTTCAAGATAATCAAAGGGGTTGCTTCTGGTTTATTGTATTTACATGAAGGCTATGAACAAGTTGTGGTACATCGAGACGTTAAGGCTAGTAATGTGCTACTAGATGGGGAACTGAACGGCAAGCTTGGGGATTTTGGACTAGCAAGATTATATGAGCACGGATCAAATCCTTGCACGACTAGGGTGATGGGCACCTTGGGGTACCTTGCACCAGAATTGCCAAGAACAGGACGGGCCACAACGAGTTCTGATGTGTTTGCCTTTGGTGCTTTGTTACTCGAGGTGGTCTGTGGACGTAGGCCAATTGAACCCAAGGCAGAACCCGAGGAGTTTGTACTAGTGGATTTGGTGTGGGATAAATTAAGAGAAGGGAAAGTTCATGATGTGGTGGACTATAGATTGAAAGGTGAGTTCAATGAAAATGAGGTTTTGATGGTGTTAAAATTAGGACTAATGTGCTCAAATAGCCAGCCATTGGCGCGACCAAGCATAAGGCAAGTGGTAAGATACTTGGAAGGTGAAATTCTGATGCCTGAGGCTCCAACAGAGCCAAATCCTGATGATGGAGAATTGTGGTTCGACGAAAATGAACGTTGGAATTCTTTAGGATCAACTAATATTATCAAGTCAAATTCATTTACAAGTTTGTCTAATGGAGATGAAGATGATACTTTTGCTTCTTTTTCTACTTCACCACTTCCACTTCTATATAGTGGTGAAGTACCTAGATACTGA
- the LOC104235683 gene encoding uncharacterized protein has translation MPNTGPVSPEGNIVPLLTVERIVTQTTEKTKKLDQIPSQRAIASSNKPIADEEQQEEMTDETKKWQKTIILYVIGTFPSIGTMERFIASQWNFAAKPKVYYHNGRYFVILFNTMEDKNEVMYSGPHTLGNKPIILKSWSVDFNFYDEVLKTIPLWVSFPNLPLNCWGNITLSRIASGLGCPIYADECTSSTVRISYVRVLIEMDISKEFPKCIIVQDLSRKEFEQVVEYDWVPQYCHEYLMVGHDCAVTQEIAEPHIERQRDGQQKQKFVVLNQQDKTYKTRGNMQQAKAQKPTVQWVARGQFK, from the exons ATGCCTAATACAGGACCAGTAAGCCCAGAAGGTAACATTGTTCCATTGCTTACTGTAGAACGAATAGTAACACAAACGACTGAGAAGACTAAGAAGTTGGACCAAATCCCCTCTCAAAGGGCTATTGCTAGCTCGAACAAACCAATTGCAGATGAAGAGCAACAGG AGGAGATGACAGATGAAACCAAAAAATGGCAGAAGACAATCATACTGTATGTCATTGGCACCTTCCCATCAATTGGTACTATGGAAAGGTTCATAGCTTCCCAATGGAACTTTGCTGCTAAACCAAAAGTTTACTATCACAATGGGCGATATTTTGTCATTCTATTCAATACCATGGAGGATAAAAATGAAGTAATGTACTCAGGGCCACACACTTTAGGTAACAAGCCAATTATCCTCAAATCGTGGTCTGTTGATTTCAATTTCTATGATGAGGTACTGAAGACCATACCACTGTGGGTGAGTTTTCCAAACCTACCTTTGAATTGTTGGGGTAATATTACTTTGAGCAGAATTGCTAGTGGTTTGGGCTGCCCTATATATGCTGATGAATGTACATCTAGTACAGTTAGAATCTCTTATGTTAGGGTTCTAATTGAAATGGATATTTCAAAAGAATTTCCAAAATGCATTATAGTGCAAGATCTATCGAGGAAAGAATTTGAGCAGGTGGTAGAGTATGATTGGGTGCCACAATACTGCCATGAATATCTTATGGTTGGGCATGATTGTGCTGTCACACAAGAAATTGCTGAACCACATATAGAAAGGCAGAGGGATGGACAACAAAAACAAAAGTTTGTAGTACTAAATCAACAAGACAAAACTTATAAGACTAGAGGCAATATGCAGCAAGCAAAGGCTCAAAAGCCAACAGTTCAATGGGTAGCAAGAGGACAATTCAAATAG